A single window of Athene noctua chromosome 1, bAthNoc1.hap1.1, whole genome shotgun sequence DNA harbors:
- the B3GNT2 gene encoding N-acetyllactosaminide beta-1,3-N-acetylglucosaminyltransferase 2 — MSVGRRRLKLLGILMMVNIFIYVIVEVSKSGSQEKNAKGRVIIPRSKFWRKYTPHKAYWNKQQQKLELLYNPILNLLSNMTVEENLVSNSSVFSSCDPDPWVPSEVSDFANLPDRFKDFLLYLRCRNYSLLMDQPNKCKHRPFLLLAIKSLTPHFDRRQAIRESWGKEIKLGDVTVKRVFLLGQTPPEDNFPDLSDMLKFESETHQDILLWNYRDTFFNLTLKEVLFLKWVSSSCADVQFIFKGDDDVFVNTHQILDYLKSLSKDKAKDLFIGDVIKDAGPHREKKLKYYIPESVYEGSYPPYAGGGGFLYSGDLALRLNNASEQVLLYPIDDVYTGMCLQKLGLAPEKHKGFKTFDIEEKYRNNICSYTNLMLVHSRKPQEMIKIWTRLQDPHLNC, encoded by the coding sequence ATGAGTGTTGGACGCAGAAGATTAAAGCTGCTGGGAATTCTGATGAtggtaaacatttttatttatgtgatTGTGGAAGTCTCAAAAAGTGGCAGCCAAGAGAAGAATGCAAAGGGCCGTGTTATTATACCACGCAGCAAATTCTGGAGAAAATACACTCCTCACAAAGCTTATTGGAACAAACAGCAACAGAAGCTTGAACTGCTGTACAACCCTATTCTGAACTTGCTTTCCAATATGACTGTGGAAGAGAACTTAGTTTCTAACTCGAGTGTTTTCAGTTCCTGTGACCCCGACCCATGGGTACCTTCAGAGGTTAGTGACTTTGCAAACTTACCGGACAGATTCAAAGACTTTCTACTTTATTTGAGATGTAGAAATTACTCACTATTAATGGATCAGCCAAACAAGTGCAAACATAGACCTTTTTTGCTGCTGGCTATTAAGTCACTTACACCCCATTTTGATAGAAGGCAAGCAATTAGGGAATCCTGGGGCAAGGAAATAAAATTGGGGGATGTGACAGTCAAAAGGGTCTTCTTACTTGGACAGACCCCACCAGAGGATAATTTCCCTGATCTTTCAGACATGTTAAAATTTGAAAGTGAAACCCACCAAGACATTCTCCTCTGGAACTACAGAGACACTTTTTTCAATTTAACTCTGAAAGAGGTGCTGTTTCTTAAGTGGGTCAGCAGCAGCTGCGCAGATGTCCAGTTTATTTTTAAGGGTGATGATGATGTTTTTGTGAATACCCATCAGATCCTGGATTACTTGAAGAGCTTATCAAAGGACAAAGCCAAAGACTTATTTATAGGCGATGTGATCAAAGATGCTGGACctcatagagaaaaaaaattgaagtacTACATCCCAGAAAGTGTTTATGAAGGTTCATATCCTCCATATGCAGGAGGTGGTGGGTTTCTGTACTCTGGTGATCTGGCATTAAGACTGAATAATGCATCTGAGCAGGTACTCCTTTACCCTATTGATGATGTTTATACTGGAATGTGCCTTCAGAAACTTGGGCTTGCTCCGGAAAAACACAAAGGCTTCAAAACATTTGATAttgaagagaaatacagaaataacatATGTTCCTACACAAACTTAATGTTAGTACATAGTAGAAAACCTCAAGAAATGATTAAGATTTGGACACGCTTGCAGGATCCACACTTAAATTGTTAA